One window of the Sciurus carolinensis chromosome 8, mSciCar1.2, whole genome shotgun sequence genome contains the following:
- the LOC124991711 gene encoding cytochrome c, somatic-like → MGDVEKGKKIFVQKCAQCYTVEKGGKHQTGPNLHGLFGRKTGQAAGFSYTDANKDKGIAWGEGTLMEYLENPKKYIPGTKVIFAVIKKGGRADLIAFLKKATNE, encoded by the coding sequence ATGGGTGATGTTGAGAAAGGCAAGAAGATCTTTGTTCAGAAGTGTGCCCAGTGCTACACTGTGGAAAAGGGAGGCAAACACCAGACTGGGCCAAATCTCCATGGACTGTTTGGGCGGAAGACAGGTCAGGCTGCTGGATTCTCTTACACAGATGCCAACAAGGACAAAGGCATCGCCTGGGGAGAGGGTACACTGATGGAGTATTTGGAGAATCCCAAAAAGTACATCCCTGGAACAAAAGTGATCTTCGCTGTCatcaagaagggaggaagggcagACTTAATAGCTTTCCTCAAAAAAGCTACTAATGAGTAA